In a single window of the Vitis vinifera cultivar Pinot Noir 40024 chromosome 6, ASM3070453v1 genome:
- the LOC100256954 gene encoding bifunctional bis(5'-adenosyl)-triphosphatase/adenylylsulfatase FHIT encodes MVKLLTSLSGKRLITYPYRGLRSFNKHQPRPKMALDHYTFGPHKIRSKEVFYSTHLSFAMVNLRPVLPGHVLICPRREVKRFADLTADEISDLWLTAQKVGSRLECHHKASSVTFTIQDGPQAGQTVPHVHIHILPRKVGDFEKNDEIYDAIDENEKELKKKLDLDEERKDRNPEEMAQEADEYKVLFS; translated from the exons ATGGTAAAGCTGCTGACTTCTCTATCTGGGAAGCGGTTGATTACATATCCATACAGGGGGCTAAGATCGTTCAATAAGCATCAACCTCGCCCAAAG ATGGCCTTGGATCATTATACATTTGGACCTCACAAAATACGCTCTAAGGAAGTTTTCTACTCCACCCATCTTTCCTTTGCCATGGTCAACCTGCGTCCGGTTCTTCCTggt CATGTGCTTATCTGCCCAAGGCGGGAAGTAAAGCGTTTTGCTGATCTCACTGCTGATGAGATTAGTGATTTATGGCTCACTGCACAGAAGGTTGGAAGTCGGCTTGAATGCCATCACAAGGCATCTTCCGTTACATTCACAATTCAG GATGGACCCCAGGCAGGACAGACAGTACCTCATGTACATATCCATATCCTCCCGAGGAAAGTTGGcgattttgagaaaaatgatgAGATCTATGATGCT ATAGATGAGAATGAGAAGGAATTAAAGAAGAAGCTGGACTTGGATGAGGAAAGGAAGGATAGAAACCCTGAGGAGATGGCTCAAGAAGCTGATGAATACAAAGTGCTTTTCTCTTAG